CGTGTCCGCGACGTCGTCCTTCCACGCCAGCAATTGCCGCAACCACGCAATCTTCTCGTCGTAGGCGTCGTTGGCCGAAAACGCGCCGCCGTAACCTCGCTGCCCGGCCTCCTTGTAACGCCAATGCGCCGCGATGCCGTATTCGGCAAAGTGATGCATTTCGTGCGTACGGATCTGCACTTCGAACGCTCGTCCATCGTCGCCGATCACCACCGTGTGAAGCGATTTGTAACCGTTGGGTTTCGGGCGCGAAATGTAGTCGTCGAACTCTTTGGGGATCGGCTGCCAGAGGTTATGCACGATGCCGAGCACCGTATAACAATCCTTGATGTCCTCGACGATGACACGAAACGCCCGCACATCGTAAAGCTCGGCAAAATCGACGGCTTTGCCGCGCATCTTCTTCCAGATGCTGTAAATGTGCTTCGGCCGCCCCGACACCTCGGCCTTGACGCCTGCGCGCGCCAGTTCGTCCTGAAGGCGCTGGATCGCCCGCTCGACAAACGTCTGCCGCTCGACCCGCTTTTCCTCGAGCAGCTTGGCGATCTGCTTGTAGGTGACCGGCTCCAGAAAGCGGAACGCGAGGTCTTCGAGTTCCCACTTCAATTGCCAGATCCCGAGACGGTTCGCCAGCGGCGCATAGATTTCGAGCACCTCGTGCGGCATATCCTCCGGCGGCGCCTTCTTCTCAGCGGCATACCACCGCAGAGATTGCAGACGGGACGCCAGCCGGATCATGACCACACGAATGTCCTGCGCAAACGCCAACAGCATCTTGCGCAATCCTTCGACCTGCGACTTGCGCTCCGCCGAAGCGTCACGGTCGCGCCCGTCGGAAGGCATCGCCTGCGCAGCGCGTGCGCCCGCGCCGGAAAGACGTTGCAGCTTGCGCACGTCGACGACGAGCGCAGCCACTTCCGCACCGAATTTCTGCGTCAGCGTGGTTTGCGGATCGGAAAGGAATTCGACGGCGGAAAACAGCGCCGCGGCCTGACGCGTCGCCTCGTCGACACGCAACGTGTCGAGAATCGCGATCATTCCGCGCGCGTGCGCCATGATCGGTTCGCCGGAGGACAGCACGTGGTCGCCGCACAGTGTTGCGGCGAACGCCAGGGCGTCGTCGAGCGTGGCGGGCAATGGAGCATCACCCACACCCGGCGCCGGGGGCGCCTCAGGGGATGTCGGTGCTTGATGTTGGTTCATGTCGGAACACGGGGCGACCGGCGCCCCGGATGTTGCGGGACGCGGACTCAGCTTTCGCGCTGAGCGGCCACGACCACGATTTCAACAAGCATGGCAGGGTCGGCGAGCAACGCCTGCACCGTGGCGCGCGGGGGCGCATTGCCAGCCGGCACCCATTCGTCCCATACCTGGTTCATTTCACCGAAGTACTTCATGTCGGAGATGAAAATCTGGCACGACAGGATCAGCGATTTGTCGCTGTTGGCTTCCGCCAGCAGACGATCGATGTGAGCCAGCACCTGACGCGTCTGGCCGGCCATATCCTGCGTGCGGTCATCAGGGGTCTGCCCCGCCAGATAAACGGTGCCGTTATGCACGGCCATATCCGACCAGCGCTTCTCTACGTAAAAACGTTGTACTGCCATGATGTAAGACTCCTCGTGTTCTTCTGACTTCGGATCGGTCGACGCGCCCCACCGCGCGGGCGGGAGTCAGTCGGCGTATCCCTCAAAAAACCGGCGTGCGATCTCGATCTGATCGGCATGCACGAACGTCGGCGCGTGCCCCACGCCGGGAATTTCAACGGCCCGCGCTTGTTGCGCGTGCTTCAACATTTGTTCGAGTGTCATGCGCGAGAGCAAATCCGAATGCTCGCCTCGCACGATCAGCGTGCGTCCGGAAAATGCCGCGAGCGATGCCCAAAGCACCGCTTCGCCGGCCGCAATCGCCTCCGACGACACCGCGCCGAACGCCGCACCGATGGACGGATCGTAGCGCAGCACATAGCCGTCGCCATCGGCCTTGAGCAGCGGCTCGCTGAGCATCAGCCATTCCTCTCGCGTATGCGGCCCGAACCCCGACGAGATCGACCAGAGATAATCCGCGGCTTCCTCTATCGTCGCAAAACGCTTCGGAATGCCGACATATTGACCGATGCGAGCGAGTGCCGGTGCGTCGATACGCGGTCCGACATCGTTGAGCAGCAGGCTACGAATCGGCGTATCCGGCAGCCCCGCAAGGCCCATGCCGATGAGTCCCCCCATCGACGTGCCGAACCAGTCGACGCTCGCCACACCGAGACGGGCGATGAGCGTCACCATGTCGGAGACATACTGCGGCACGACATAGCCGGCCGGATTAACGAGCCATGACGATTGCCCACGCCCGACGACGTCCGGACACACGACACGGTAGTCGTTTGCGAGCGCATTCGCCAGCACGTCAAAATCGCGCCCGCTTCGCGTAAGCCCGTGAACGCACACCAGCACGCGCGGGTTCTGCGGGTCGCCCCACTCCGTATAGGCCATCCGATGCAATCCGGACGGACTCAGGCACTGAACGTTCGACAGACGCGGCGCGCAGCTCGGCATGGCAGACTCATCGGATCGTTTTCCAGACCCGAATTCTACCGCGCCTGCCGCAAACCGTACGGTAGAATGAGGTCACTCATGAGCCACATCATGCCGCGCCTTGCCGTGGCGCTCATCGACATCGCTGTCATTCCCCACGCTTCTCCCGCACGGAGACCATGCAATGCTGAAAGGAAAAATCGCCCTCGTGACCGGCTCGACCAGCGGCATCGGTCTGGGCATGGCGCAGGCACTCGCCGCACAGGGTGCGACGCTCATTACCAATGGCTTTGGCGACGCAGACACGGCGCGTCAGGCGATTGTCACCGCCGCGGCGAAGGCTGGCCACGCGAGCGCACAAGTCGGCTACCACGGCGCAGATATGAGTCGTGCGAACGAGATCGAGGCAATGATGCAATATGCCGAATCCGAATTCGGCGGCGTGGACATTCTGGTGAATAACGCGGGCATCCAGCACGTCGCAGAGATTCAGGATTTTCCGACGGACAAATGGGACGCGATCATTGCGATCAACCTGACGTCCGCGTTCCACACTACGCGACTTGCCCTGCCCGGAATGCGCACGCGAAACTGGGGCCGCATCATCAACATCGCCTCGGTGCACGGACTTGTCGGCTCGACAGGCAAGTCGGCATACGTGGCCGCCAAACACGGCATCGTCGGCTTGACGAAGGTTAC
This is a stretch of genomic DNA from Pandoraea faecigallinarum. It encodes these proteins:
- a CDS encoding RidA family protein — protein: MAVQRFYVEKRWSDMAVHNGTVYLAGQTPDDRTQDMAGQTRQVLAHIDRLLAEANSDKSLILSCQIFISDMKYFGEMNQVWDEWVPAGNAPPRATVQALLADPAMLVEIVVVAAQRES
- a CDS encoding RelA/SpoT family protein, which gives rise to MNQHQAPTSPEAPPAPGVGDAPLPATLDDALAFAATLCGDHVLSSGEPIMAHARGMIAILDTLRVDEATRQAAALFSAVEFLSDPQTTLTQKFGAEVAALVVDVRKLQRLSGAGARAAQAMPSDGRDRDASAERKSQVEGLRKMLLAFAQDIRVVMIRLASRLQSLRWYAAEKKAPPEDMPHEVLEIYAPLANRLGIWQLKWELEDLAFRFLEPVTYKQIAKLLEEKRVERQTFVERAIQRLQDELARAGVKAEVSGRPKHIYSIWKKMRGKAVDFAELYDVRAFRVIVEDIKDCYTVLGIVHNLWQPIPKEFDDYISRPKPNGYKSLHTVVIGDDGRAFEVQIRTHEMHHFAEYGIAAHWRYKEAGQRGYGGAFSANDAYDEKIAWLRQLLAWKDDVADTVGADGAVQPWEQLKRATIDDHIYVLTPQARVISLPQGATPVDFAYHLHSELGHRCRGARVDGAMVPLNTPLQNGQTVEIITVKQGGPSRDWLNAQLGYLQSHRARQKVRQWFNAIDLEETIAHGRTLIDKTLQREGKTSVNLEELAARLGFRTPDDLYASIAKDEFSLRHVEQALSGNLPGPEPRDEDTLVAKKSLDTSVTQGAKSGVLVVGVGALLTQLAKCCRPAPPDPIVGFVTRGKGVSIHRQDCSSFQAMKTRAPERVIQTAWSSDVLEGRGVAAYPVDIQIEATDRQGLLRDISEVFSREKLNVTGVSTQSRGPQAFMQFTVEVRDGGQLQRALAQLSGVAGVVSSRRR
- a CDS encoding alpha/beta fold hydrolase, producing MPSCAPRLSNVQCLSPSGLHRMAYTEWGDPQNPRVLVCVHGLTRSGRDFDVLANALANDYRVVCPDVVGRGQSSWLVNPAGYVVPQYVSDMVTLIARLGVASVDWFGTSMGGLIGMGLAGLPDTPIRSLLLNDVGPRIDAPALARIGQYVGIPKRFATIEEAADYLWSISSGFGPHTREEWLMLSEPLLKADGDGYVLRYDPSIGAAFGAVSSEAIAAGEAVLWASLAAFSGRTLIVRGEHSDLLSRMTLEQMLKHAQQARAVEIPGVGHAPTFVHADQIEIARRFFEGYAD
- a CDS encoding 3-hydroxybutyrate dehydrogenase; protein product: MLKGKIALVTGSTSGIGLGMAQALAAQGATLITNGFGDADTARQAIVTAAAKAGHASAQVGYHGADMSRANEIEAMMQYAESEFGGVDILVNNAGIQHVAEIQDFPTDKWDAIIAINLTSAFHTTRLALPGMRTRNWGRIINIASVHGLVGSTGKSAYVAAKHGIVGLTKVTALENAQTGVTANAICPGFVLTPLVQKQVDDRAARDKLSGDEAKRSLLGEKQPSGEFVTPEQLGALAVFLCSDAAAQVRGAAWNMDGGWVAQ